In one Moritella sp. 5 genomic region, the following are encoded:
- the nrdR gene encoding transcriptional regulator NrdR: MFCPFCSATETKVIDSRLVAEGHQVRRRRECAKCHERFTTFETAELVMPRIIKTDDTREPFNEDKLVNGIYRALEKRPVAAEQIELGINQIKSSLRATGEREIESSFLGELVMDVLKKLDKVAYVRFASVYRSFEDVKEFNEEIAKLDK; encoded by the coding sequence ATGTTCTGTCCATTTTGTTCTGCGACTGAAACTAAAGTTATCGATTCTCGTCTTGTGGCTGAAGGCCATCAGGTGCGTCGCCGCCGTGAGTGTGCGAAATGTCATGAACGTTTTACTACCTTTGAAACTGCAGAATTAGTGATGCCACGTATCATTAAAACGGATGATACACGTGAACCTTTTAACGAAGATAAACTCGTTAATGGTATTTATCGTGCGCTAGAAAAACGTCCGGTTGCCGCAGAGCAGATTGAACTCGGTATTAATCAAATAAAATCGAGTTTAAGAGCTACTGGTGAGCGTGAAATCGAATCAAGCTTTTTGGGTGAACTGGTGATGGACGTATTGAAAAAGCTCGATAAAGTCGCTTATGTACGGTTCGCTTCTGTTTATCGTTCTTTTGAAGATGTAAAAGAATTTAATGAAGAAATCGCCAAGCTCGACAAATAA
- the ribD gene encoding bifunctional diaminohydroxyphosphoribosylaminopyrimidine deaminase/5-amino-6-(5-phosphoribosylamino)uracil reductase RibD: MKKSPSSTNNPLSESSLIMPNKSRAELDLLLEEIVSISQFNDTDHLHMQRALALAQKGRFTTAPNPNVGCVLVKAGKVIGEGFHLRAGEAHAEIHALNTAGDDAQGATCYVTLEPCSHYGRTPPCAAALVNANVNEVVIAMVDPNPKVAGNGIAILIAAGIKVRFGLLSTQAHALNPGFILRMQEQRPFVRLKMAASLDGRTALKNGESKWITGPAARSDVQVYRAQASAILSTASTVIMDDASLNVRYSELGASQVDYPRIKTDKPLIQVDKSLSHDELLEPQLRQPIRVVLDNHRRLDTHLAKVNSELKLFSQPGQILLVNGVKNIVNGATENPAVEQLLVNESVSRIEIEQDRHHNIDLKQLMTVLAQQDINDLWVEAGATLAGALLENKLVDEIIIYLAPKLMGDSARGLAVLSELTEMAQVPTFSFTDITQIGDDLRITAKPEY, encoded by the coding sequence ATGAAGAAATCGCCAAGCTCGACAAATAATCCGTTATCTGAGTCCTCATTGATTATGCCAAACAAATCACGTGCCGAGCTAGATCTACTATTGGAAGAAATTGTATCCATTAGTCAGTTCAATGATACTGACCATTTGCATATGCAACGTGCGCTCGCACTTGCACAAAAAGGCCGTTTTACCACGGCTCCGAATCCAAATGTTGGCTGTGTGCTTGTTAAAGCTGGCAAAGTCATCGGTGAAGGTTTTCATTTACGTGCGGGTGAGGCTCACGCTGAAATCCATGCTTTAAATACCGCAGGTGATGATGCTCAGGGGGCCACTTGTTATGTGACGCTTGAACCATGTAGTCATTATGGTCGTACACCCCCTTGCGCAGCAGCCTTGGTTAATGCGAACGTAAATGAAGTCGTCATTGCTATGGTCGATCCCAATCCGAAAGTAGCAGGTAATGGCATTGCGATCCTCATCGCGGCGGGCATTAAAGTACGGTTCGGTTTATTATCAACGCAAGCGCATGCGTTGAATCCTGGTTTTATCTTACGCATGCAGGAACAACGTCCGTTTGTACGCTTAAAAATGGCGGCAAGCTTAGACGGACGTACAGCATTGAAAAACGGTGAGAGCAAATGGATCACCGGTCCTGCTGCACGGTCTGATGTGCAAGTATACCGCGCACAAGCCAGTGCAATTTTATCGACTGCCAGCACGGTTATTATGGACGATGCTTCACTTAATGTGCGTTATAGTGAGTTAGGTGCAAGCCAAGTCGACTATCCACGAATTAAAACAGATAAGCCACTAATTCAAGTAGACAAGTCTTTGTCTCACGATGAGTTATTAGAACCACAGCTACGTCAGCCAATACGAGTGGTACTGGATAATCATCGGCGACTAGATACACACCTTGCTAAAGTGAATAGTGAATTGAAGCTATTTTCACAGCCCGGTCAGATACTATTAGTTAATGGTGTTAAAAATATAGTCAATGGTGCGACTGAAAATCCTGCTGTCGAGCAGTTATTAGTGAATGAATCGGTATCGCGAATTGAAATTGAGCAAGATCGTCACCATAACATAGATCTAAAACAGTTAATGACCGTATTAGCCCAGCAGGATATTAATGACCTGTGGGTTGAAGCAGGCGCGACACTGGCTGGCGCATTACTTGAAAATAAGCTGGTGGATGAGATAATTATTTATCTGGCACCTAAGCTAATGGGTGATAGTGCCAGAGGACTCGCAGTATTAAGCGAGCTAACTGAAATGGCGCAAGTGCCTACATTTAGCTTTACCGATATCACGCAGATCGGTGACGATCTTCGAATTACAGCAAAACCGGAATACTAA
- a CDS encoding riboflavin synthase — MFTGIIETVGTLTGLTPKGADVSITVDSGDLDLSDVKLGDSIATNGVCLTVVELLGNGYRADVSLETIKRSGFAHYRIGDKVNLEKALTLSTRLGGHLVSGHVDGVAEIVKISKLGRATEYWLQAPNELARYIAEKGSITIDGISLTINEIDGAKFKLTIVPHTALETTIESYVVGRKVNLEVDVIARYLERIMLGDKAAESSTPEQGITMDFLASNGFLK, encoded by the coding sequence ATGTTTACAGGAATTATTGAAACCGTGGGTACGCTCACAGGTTTAACCCCAAAAGGGGCCGATGTGAGCATCACTGTTGATAGTGGTGATCTTGATTTAAGTGACGTAAAACTCGGTGATAGTATCGCGACGAATGGCGTATGCCTTACTGTTGTTGAATTACTTGGCAATGGTTACCGCGCAGATGTGTCATTAGAAACGATTAAACGCTCTGGTTTTGCGCATTACCGTATTGGTGATAAGGTAAACTTAGAAAAAGCGTTAACCTTAAGCACGCGTCTTGGTGGTCACTTAGTCAGTGGCCATGTCGATGGCGTTGCTGAGATTGTTAAGATCAGTAAACTTGGTCGTGCGACTGAGTATTGGTTACAAGCACCGAACGAATTAGCCCGTTATATCGCTGAAAAAGGCTCAATTACAATTGATGGTATCAGTTTAACTATTAATGAAATTGACGGCGCTAAATTCAAATTGACGATCGTACCGCATACTGCATTAGAAACAACGATAGAAAGTTATGTAGTCGGTCGTAAAGTTAACTTAGAAGTAGATGTTATTGCCCGTTATTTAGAACGCATTATGCTAGGTGATAAAGCCGCTGAATCAAGTACACCTGAGCAGGGCATCACTATGGATTTTCTTGCGAGTAATGGATTTTTAAAGTAA
- the ribBA gene encoding bifunctional 3,4-dihydroxy-2-butanone-4-phosphate synthase/GTP cyclohydrolase II has protein sequence MALSRIEDIIEDIRQGKMVILMDDEDRENEGDLIMAADKVTPEAINFMATHGRGLICLTLTKARVEKLQLPLMVQDNTAQFSTNFTVSIEAAEGVTTGISATDRAVTVLSAVAGDAKPADIVMPGHIFPLAAQDGGVLTRAGHTEAGCDLARLAGCEPAGVIVEILKDDGEMARRPDLEIFAEKHGLKLGTVADLIEYRNSNETTIERVAECKLPTEHGDFDLVTYRDTIDNQVHYALRKGDVVAQQPTLVRVHVQNTMTDILHTDRASKISWSLADAMARIGRDGGVMVILGNEEDSNDIIEKVKQFAQEDKGETQPKAKWQGTSRRVGVGSQILADMGVSKMKLLSSDKRYHSLSGFGLEVVEYISK, from the coding sequence ATGGCACTAAGTCGTATTGAAGATATTATTGAAGACATCCGCCAAGGTAAAATGGTTATCTTGATGGATGATGAAGATCGCGAGAATGAAGGTGATCTGATCATGGCCGCTGACAAAGTAACGCCAGAAGCGATTAACTTTATGGCGACACACGGTCGCGGTTTAATTTGTCTAACGTTAACCAAAGCGCGTGTAGAAAAACTGCAACTGCCTTTGATGGTTCAAGATAATACGGCGCAATTCTCAACTAATTTCACTGTGTCGATTGAAGCGGCTGAAGGCGTGACTACTGGTATCTCTGCTACTGACCGTGCGGTAACTGTATTATCTGCGGTTGCTGGCGATGCGAAACCAGCTGATATTGTTATGCCTGGGCATATTTTCCCACTTGCAGCGCAAGACGGCGGTGTACTAACACGTGCTGGTCATACTGAAGCGGGTTGTGACCTTGCACGTCTAGCGGGTTGTGAGCCTGCTGGTGTGATTGTTGAGATCCTAAAAGATGACGGTGAAATGGCGCGTCGTCCAGATCTAGAAATCTTCGCAGAAAAACACGGCCTTAAATTGGGCACCGTGGCTGATTTAATTGAATACCGTAACAGTAATGAAACCACCATTGAACGTGTAGCTGAATGTAAACTACCAACCGAACACGGTGATTTTGATTTAGTGACTTACCGTGACACTATTGATAATCAAGTTCACTATGCACTACGCAAAGGTGATGTTGTTGCCCAGCAGCCAACATTAGTACGTGTGCATGTACAAAATACCATGACAGATATTTTGCATACCGACCGTGCGAGTAAAATCTCATGGTCATTAGCGGATGCGATGGCACGTATCGGTCGTGATGGTGGTGTAATGGTTATCTTAGGCAATGAAGAAGACTCTAACGATATCATTGAAAAAGTGAAACAATTTGCTCAAGAAGATAAAGGCGAAACACAGCCAAAAGCAAAATGGCAGGGTACTTCACGCCGTGTCGGTGTAGGCTCTCAAATTTTAGCTGATATGGGCGTGTCTAAGATGAAGCTATTAAGCTCAGACAAACGTTACCATTCACTATCTGGCTTTGGCCTAGAAGTTGTCGAATATATCTCTAAATAA
- the ribE gene encoding 6,7-dimethyl-8-ribityllumazine synthase, whose amino-acid sequence MKVIEGNVPAPEAKIAIVISRFNSFINESLLAGAVDSLKRFGQVSEDNITIVRVPGAVELPLVTQRVAATKQFDAIIALGTVIRGGTPHFEFVAGECNKGLAQVAMDYDVPVAFGVLTTDTIEQAIERAGTKAGNKGSEAALSALEMVNVLHQVDVLLEKK is encoded by the coding sequence ATGAAAGTTATCGAAGGAAATGTTCCTGCTCCAGAAGCAAAAATTGCAATTGTAATCTCTCGTTTTAACAGCTTCATCAATGAAAGTTTGTTAGCGGGTGCTGTCGATTCACTAAAACGTTTTGGCCAAGTTAGCGAAGACAACATCACTATTGTGCGTGTTCCTGGCGCTGTCGAATTACCGCTTGTTACTCAGCGTGTAGCTGCGACAAAACAGTTTGATGCAATTATTGCTTTAGGTACGGTAATTCGTGGTGGTACACCACATTTTGAATTCGTAGCTGGCGAATGTAATAAAGGTCTTGCTCAAGTTGCAATGGACTATGATGTTCCTGTTGCATTTGGTGTGTTAACAACTGACACAATTGAGCAAGCAATTGAGCGTGCTGGTACCAAGGCTGGTAATAAAGGGTCGGAGGCTGCTCTAAGTGCACTTGAAATGGTGAATGTTTTGCATCAAGTTGATGTATTATTGGAGAAAAAATGA
- the nusB gene encoding transcription antitermination factor NusB, with amino-acid sequence MKPSERSKARQFATQAIYQWQMTQETVANIEHQFVTDQDFSDTDAVYFRELVLGVSLNHAELDELMSPFLSRPMDDLDLVEKAILRLSTFELLKRQDVPYKVVINESIELAKDFGAEDSHKFVNGVLDKIVSKLQLRLKK; translated from the coding sequence ATGAAACCTTCGGAACGTAGTAAGGCACGTCAGTTTGCCACACAAGCAATTTATCAATGGCAAATGACGCAAGAAACTGTTGCAAATATTGAACACCAATTTGTAACAGATCAAGATTTTAGTGACACAGATGCAGTTTACTTCCGTGAATTGGTATTAGGCGTAAGCTTAAATCATGCTGAACTTGATGAGTTGATGAGCCCATTCCTATCTCGTCCTATGGATGATTTAGACTTGGTTGAGAAAGCGATTTTACGTCTTTCTACATTTGAGCTACTAAAGCGTCAAGATGTACCTTATAAAGTTGTGATCAATGAATCTATCGAATTAGCGAAAGATTTTGGTGCTGAAGATAGCCACAAATTCGTTAACGGCGTATTAGATAAAATTGTAAGTAAATTGCAATTACGTTTGAAAAAATAA
- the thiL gene encoding thiamine-phosphate kinase encodes MATGEFDLIGQYFTNKSVPRDDVITGIGDDCAILSVPAGKQLVVTTDTMVSGIHFLSDANPADVAHKLVAVNISDIAAMGGQPAWASLALTLPNYDCEWLTVFSDCLHQQLHRYGVSLIGGDTTKGNMTLTLTLQGFVDQGKALPRHGAKAGDLIYCSGSIGDAAAGLKLLIDANNPDNTISENTNEVALTDSEKGFLIARHQRPTARVSTGQALVDVASSCIDLSDGLASDLKHILNASSRACGTNLTANIELTALPLSTALQTYVSNALWPQYALAGGDDYELLFTVSPENRAQLEKVMAEHDLPFTHIGEIASVSADQLKQIEQQKQREPQINYFNDKQLTTLALQGWDHFQ; translated from the coding sequence ATGGCGACAGGCGAGTTTGATTTAATTGGACAATATTTTACGAATAAATCGGTTCCACGTGACGATGTCATCACTGGAATCGGTGATGATTGTGCGATCTTGTCTGTGCCTGCGGGCAAACAGTTAGTCGTGACCACAGATACCATGGTCAGTGGTATTCATTTTCTTAGTGATGCGAACCCTGCGGATGTGGCGCATAAACTGGTTGCAGTGAACATTAGTGATATTGCCGCGATGGGGGGGCAACCTGCGTGGGCTTCATTGGCGCTCACTTTACCAAATTATGATTGTGAGTGGTTAACGGTTTTCAGTGATTGTTTACATCAACAATTACATCGTTATGGTGTGAGTTTGATTGGTGGTGATACCACGAAAGGCAATATGACGTTGACACTTACTTTACAAGGTTTTGTTGATCAAGGTAAAGCCTTACCGAGGCACGGTGCCAAAGCTGGTGATTTAATTTATTGCAGTGGCTCGATTGGAGATGCAGCCGCAGGCTTAAAATTACTTATCGATGCGAATAACCCTGATAACACTATCTCTGAAAATACCAATGAAGTAGCATTAACGGACTCCGAGAAAGGTTTTTTGATTGCTCGTCATCAACGTCCGACCGCAAGAGTCAGTACGGGTCAAGCGCTGGTTGATGTTGCAAGCAGCTGTATTGATCTGTCTGATGGCTTGGCGTCAGACTTAAAACATATACTTAATGCCTCTAGTCGTGCTTGTGGTACTAATCTGACGGCAAATATTGAGCTAACTGCGTTACCTTTATCAACAGCATTGCAAACTTATGTAAGTAACGCGTTATGGCCGCAGTATGCACTTGCTGGTGGTGATGATTATGAATTATTATTTACAGTATCGCCAGAGAATAGAGCGCAACTAGAAAAAGTGATGGCTGAGCATGATTTACCATTTACGCATATTGGTGAAATAGCCAGTGTTTCGGCTGATCAACTTAAACAAATAGAGCAACAGAAACAACGAGAACCACAAATTAACTATTTTAACGACAAGCAATTAACCACGTTAGCTTTGCAAGGATGGGATCACTTCCAATGA
- a CDS encoding phosphatidylglycerophosphatase A, with translation MKKDFLSPELQKLNYANPVHLAAVGFGSGLFPKAPGTMGTLVAIPLYLLMTSVLELGLWQYIGIVALASVIGVYICASASKAMGVHDHGAIVWDEIAGYGITMIAAPQGWVWVILGFALFRFFDIVKPGPIGWLDRNTDGGFGIMVDDVLAGVFALASVQLIYYITL, from the coding sequence ATGAAAAAAGATTTTTTATCGCCAGAATTACAAAAATTAAACTACGCTAACCCAGTGCATCTCGCTGCTGTTGGTTTTGGTAGTGGTTTATTTCCTAAAGCGCCTGGTACGATGGGAACGCTTGTTGCTATCCCGTTGTATTTGCTGATGACGAGCGTCTTAGAGTTGGGCTTATGGCAATATATCGGCATTGTCGCGTTGGCGTCAGTGATTGGTGTATATATTTGTGCAAGTGCCAGTAAAGCGATGGGTGTACACGATCATGGCGCCATCGTTTGGGATGAAATCGCCGGTTATGGCATTACTATGATTGCGGCCCCACAAGGCTGGGTTTGGGTTATTCTCGGTTTTGCGCTATTTCGATTTTTTGATATTGTGAAACCAGGACCGATTGGTTGGCTAGATAGAAATACTGATGGTGGTTTTGGTATTATGGTTGATGATGTACTGGCTGGTGTGTTTGCCTTAGCGAGCGTTCAACTTATTTATTACATTACGCTGTAA
- the dxs gene encoding 1-deoxy-D-xylulose-5-phosphate synthase, with protein MSLDISNYPTLALADIPEELRQLPADRLDDLCDELRSYLLHTVGISGGHFASGLGVVELTVALHYVYNTPFDKLLWDVGHQAYPHKILTGRRDRMSTIRQKGGLHPFPWRDESEYDHLNVGHSSTSISAALGLAVAADQEDKNRKTVAIIGDGAITGGMAFEALNHAGHIDKDVLVILNDNDMSISENVGAVNKHLAKLLSGVAYSNFRENGKRVLSGIPPIKELARRAEEHLKGMVVPSTLFEEFGFNYIGPIDGHDVNGLVETLRNMRSLKGPQFLHVITKKGKGYAPAEQDQLGYHAVPKFNPEEDTLPVAAASKPTFSKIFGNWLCDVAATDNKLAAVTPAMGAGSGMIKFSETYPKQYFDVAIAEQHCVTFAAGLAIGGHKPVVAIYSTFLQRGYDQLIHDVAIQDIPVLFAIDRAGLVGADGQTHQGAFDISFMRCIPKMVIMTPSDENECRQMLHTGYQYNGPAAVRYPRGSGTGIDVEQAFTEFEIGKGIVRRQGEKVAILCFGTLMHKAIPAAERLNATVVDMRFAKPLDEVLLAEMANSHDILVTIEDGAIMGGAGSGVNEYLMANKLMTPTLNLGLPDKFIHQGTQDEIYAELGLDDIGIEASIKAFIAL; from the coding sequence ATGAGCTTAGATATTTCGAATTACCCTACATTAGCATTAGCAGACATCCCAGAAGAGTTACGTCAATTACCAGCGGATCGTCTGGATGACTTATGTGATGAACTGCGCAGCTATTTACTACATACTGTTGGTATCAGTGGCGGTCACTTTGCTTCAGGCTTAGGTGTCGTAGAATTAACCGTTGCCCTGCATTATGTCTACAATACCCCATTTGACAAATTATTATGGGATGTAGGTCATCAAGCCTACCCGCACAAAATTTTAACGGGTCGTCGTGACCGTATGTCAACGATTCGCCAAAAAGGGGGGCTACATCCATTCCCTTGGCGTGATGAAAGTGAATACGACCATCTCAATGTTGGTCACTCATCAACCTCAATCAGCGCGGCTCTCGGTCTTGCTGTTGCTGCAGATCAAGAAGACAAAAACCGTAAAACAGTCGCCATTATTGGTGATGGTGCCATTACCGGTGGTATGGCATTTGAAGCGTTAAACCATGCTGGCCATATCGACAAAGATGTACTGGTTATTTTAAATGATAACGATATGTCTATTTCAGAAAATGTCGGTGCGGTAAACAAACACTTAGCAAAATTATTGTCTGGTGTTGCTTACTCAAATTTCCGTGAAAACGGTAAGAGAGTACTGTCAGGTATTCCACCAATTAAAGAGCTTGCCCGTCGCGCCGAAGAGCATTTAAAAGGCATGGTGGTACCGAGCACATTATTTGAAGAATTCGGATTTAACTATATTGGTCCGATTGATGGTCATGATGTGAATGGCTTGGTTGAAACACTGCGTAATATGCGTAGTCTTAAAGGCCCACAATTCTTACACGTAATCACCAAAAAAGGGAAAGGTTACGCGCCAGCCGAGCAAGATCAGCTTGGTTACCATGCCGTGCCTAAATTCAATCCAGAAGAAGATACATTGCCAGTCGCAGCCGCATCAAAACCAACTTTCTCAAAGATATTTGGTAATTGGTTATGTGACGTAGCAGCAACAGATAACAAGCTCGCAGCTGTTACACCGGCAATGGGCGCAGGCTCGGGTATGATCAAGTTCTCTGAGACTTATCCAAAGCAATATTTTGATGTCGCAATTGCCGAACAACACTGTGTGACTTTCGCAGCAGGTCTCGCGATTGGTGGTCATAAACCTGTGGTTGCTATCTATTCTACATTTTTACAACGTGGTTATGATCAGCTGATTCACGATGTGGCCATTCAGGATATTCCAGTATTATTTGCTATTGACCGTGCAGGTCTAGTGGGTGCAGATGGTCAAACACACCAAGGTGCGTTTGATATTAGCTTTATGCGCTGTATTCCTAAAATGGTGATCATGACGCCAAGTGACGAAAATGAATGTCGTCAAATGCTGCATACGGGCTACCAGTATAATGGTCCTGCCGCAGTACGTTATCCTCGTGGCAGCGGTACTGGCATTGACGTTGAGCAAGCATTTACTGAATTTGAAATCGGTAAAGGCATCGTTCGTCGTCAAGGCGAGAAGGTAGCAATCTTATGTTTCGGTACGTTAATGCATAAAGCTATTCCAGCAGCTGAACGTTTAAATGCAACCGTTGTGGATATGCGCTTTGCCAAACCCTTAGATGAAGTATTGTTAGCTGAGATGGCGAATAGCCATGATATCTTAGTCACTATCGAAGATGGTGCGATCATGGGCGGTGCCGGTTCTGGTGTGAATGAATACCTAATGGCGAATAAGTTAATGACACCAACATTAAACTTAGGTCTGCCAGATAAGTTTATTCACCAAGGTACTCAAGATGAGATCTACGCTGAATTAGGCCTAGACGATATTGGTATTGAAGCGAGCATTAAGGCCTTTATCGCCCTATAA
- the ispA gene encoding (2E,6E)-farnesyl diphosphate synthase translates to MQLSNSITQYQGRINNYLQQQINLLPPHETQLAAAMEYGLLQGGKRVRPVIVYAVGEMLGVNLTNLDGPAAAIESIHAYSLIHDDLPAMDDDDLRRGQPTCHIKFDHATAILAGDALQPFAFELLLDCALAPAAEKNRLAMLKSLTQASGYSGMCGGQAMDLAATDKQISLAQLEAIHNNKTGALINCAAKLGCLASPHCSVELLAALDKWSNAIGLAFQVQDDILDITSDTETLGKPQGSDVELNKSTYPALLGLAGAQEKAQALYQQAMFALETIPHDTTVLALFTQYIIERNK, encoded by the coding sequence GTGCAGCTTTCAAATTCTATTACCCAATATCAGGGTCGTATCAATAACTATTTGCAACAGCAAATAAACTTGCTACCACCCCATGAAACCCAACTTGCCGCTGCAATGGAATATGGTCTGTTACAAGGCGGTAAACGTGTTCGCCCTGTGATCGTATATGCCGTCGGCGAAATGCTAGGCGTAAACCTTACCAACCTTGATGGTCCAGCAGCCGCAATCGAGTCAATTCATGCATACTCATTAATTCATGATGATTTACCCGCGATGGACGATGATGATTTGCGCCGTGGTCAACCGACTTGCCATATTAAATTCGACCATGCTACCGCTATCTTAGCCGGTGATGCACTGCAACCTTTTGCTTTTGAATTATTACTTGATTGCGCACTGGCACCTGCAGCCGAAAAAAATCGTTTGGCCATGTTGAAATCGCTAACCCAAGCAAGTGGCTATAGCGGTATGTGTGGTGGTCAAGCAATGGACTTAGCTGCGACAGATAAACAGATCTCACTGGCACAACTAGAAGCTATCCACAATAATAAAACGGGTGCACTCATTAATTGTGCAGCAAAACTGGGTTGCCTTGCATCACCACATTGCTCGGTTGAATTATTAGCAGCGCTGGATAAATGGTCTAATGCTATTGGTTTAGCATTCCAAGTACAAGATGACATTCTCGATATAACCAGTGATACTGAAACGCTCGGTAAACCTCAAGGTTCAGATGTTGAATTAAATAAATCAACATACCCTGCATTACTCGGTTTAGCTGGGGCACAAGAAAAAGCCCAAGCACTGTATCAACAAGCGATGTTCGCCTTAGAAACAATTCCGCATGATACGACCGTTCTCGCTTTATTTACGCAGTACATCATCGAGCGAAATAAGTAA
- the xseB gene encoding exodeoxyribonuclease VII small subunit codes for MAVKKPENMTFEASITELETIVNSLEQGDCELDNALKQFERGISLTRASSQKLQHAEQQVAILLADGDQQTLSPFNSDSSN; via the coding sequence ATGGCGGTAAAAAAACCAGAAAATATGACGTTCGAGGCGTCTATCACAGAGCTAGAGACAATTGTGAACAGTCTAGAGCAAGGTGATTGTGAGCTTGATAATGCGTTAAAGCAATTTGAACGTGGTATTAGTTTAACACGCGCGAGTTCACAGAAACTTCAGCATGCTGAACAGCAAGTAGCCATATTACTCGCCGACGGTGACCAGCAAACGCTTTCTCCCTTCAATTCTGACAGTAGTAATTAA
- the pomA gene encoding flagellar motor protein PomA, translating to MDLATLVGLVGSFAFVVMAMVLGGDISTFVDTQSILIVFVGSLFVVLMHFNFGQFLAAAKIAVKAFMFKIDKPEELIEQAVEMADAARKGGFLALEEAEVKNKFMQKGIDLLVDGHDATVVSQTLQKDIKLTTARHKAGIHVFSMIGEVAPAMGMIGTLIGLVAMLSNMDDPKSIGPAMAVALLTTLYGAVFANMVAIPIAGKLKLRSEEEMLNNTLIMDAILGIQEGRNPRVIESLLKNYLHSSKRELADTDV from the coding sequence GTGGATTTAGCAACTTTAGTAGGATTAGTCGGCTCGTTTGCGTTTGTAGTGATGGCAATGGTGCTGGGTGGCGATATAAGTACGTTTGTTGATACGCAATCGATATTGATTGTATTTGTTGGTTCACTCTTTGTCGTATTAATGCATTTTAATTTTGGCCAGTTTTTAGCCGCAGCAAAAATTGCCGTAAAAGCATTCATGTTTAAAATCGATAAACCCGAAGAGTTAATTGAACAAGCGGTTGAAATGGCGGACGCAGCGCGTAAAGGTGGGTTCTTAGCGCTTGAGGAAGCTGAAGTAAAAAATAAATTTATGCAAAAAGGCATCGACTTATTAGTGGATGGTCACGATGCAACAGTTGTTAGTCAGACATTGCAAAAAGACATTAAACTGACCACTGCTCGTCATAAAGCCGGAATTCATGTATTTAGTATGATCGGTGAAGTTGCTCCTGCGATGGGAATGATTGGTACCCTGATCGGTCTGGTGGCGATGTTATCAAACATGGATGATCCTAAATCGATTGGTCCTGCAATGGCAGTTGCTTTACTAACAACGCTATACGGCGCGGTTTTTGCGAATATGGTTGCCATCCCGATAGCGGGGAAATTGAAATTACGTTCAGAAGAAGAAATGCTGAACAATACCCTGATTATGGATGCAATTTTAGGTATTCAAGAAGGACGTAATCCGCGGGTTATCGAAAGTTTATTAAAGAATTACCTCCATTCATCAAAACGCGAATTGGCGGATACAGACGTTTAG